A genomic stretch from Lysobacter soyae includes:
- the putP gene encoding sodium/proline symporter PutP: MTANTPLLITFSLYLLAMVLIGFVAWRRTRNFDDYILGGRSLGGFVTALSAGASDMSGWLLMGLPGALFLTGLSESWIAIGLVIGAWINWRFVAAPLRLYTERTQDALTLPDYFTTRFGEGGKLLRVLAALVILVFFAIYAASGIVAGARLFESVFHVPYAQALWLGAAATVLYTLVGGFLAVSWTDTVQASLMILALVLTPVIVIVSVGGPSASIELISQVAPQKLDWIGAGGMIAVVSSLAWGLGYFGQPHILARFMAAESVHTIPKARRIGMTWMILCLLGAVLVGFIANAYFAQHPDQAGQVTENHERVFIALSQLLFNPWIAGVLLSAILAAIMSTLSCQLLVCSSALTEDFYRGFVRPNAGQKELVWFGRMAVLAISLLAIYLARDPDRKVLGLVSYAWAGFGAAFGPVVLLSLYWRRMTWVGALAGMLVGAATVIVWKEFSGSALYEMVPGVIAATLAVVAGSLLSAPPSASVVKTHDEVSAELAQVK; encoded by the coding sequence ATGACCGCCAACACCCCATTGCTCATCACCTTCAGCCTGTATCTGTTGGCGATGGTGCTCATCGGCTTCGTGGCATGGCGCCGTACGCGGAATTTCGATGACTACATTTTGGGTGGTCGTTCATTGGGCGGGTTTGTCACGGCGTTGTCGGCTGGCGCCTCCGATATGAGCGGCTGGTTGCTCATGGGTCTGCCGGGTGCACTGTTTCTCACCGGATTGTCGGAAAGTTGGATTGCGATCGGCCTGGTGATCGGTGCCTGGATCAACTGGCGATTTGTGGCCGCGCCGCTGCGGCTCTACACCGAGCGCACCCAAGACGCATTGACCTTGCCTGACTACTTCACCACCCGATTCGGCGAAGGCGGAAAATTGCTGCGCGTGCTCGCGGCGTTGGTGATTCTGGTGTTCTTCGCGATTTATGCCGCCAGCGGCATCGTCGCCGGTGCCCGTTTGTTCGAAAGCGTGTTTCATGTGCCTTATGCGCAGGCCTTGTGGCTCGGTGCGGCCGCAACCGTGTTGTACACCTTGGTGGGCGGATTTCTGGCGGTGAGCTGGACCGACACGGTGCAGGCCAGCTTGATGATTCTCGCCTTGGTGCTCACGCCGGTGATTGTGATCGTTAGCGTTGGCGGACCGTCGGCAAGTATCGAATTGATCAGCCAAGTCGCGCCGCAAAAGCTCGACTGGATCGGTGCGGGCGGCATGATCGCGGTGGTGTCATCACTTGCCTGGGGCTTGGGCTATTTTGGCCAGCCGCACATCCTGGCGCGCTTCATGGCCGCCGAAAGCGTCCACACCATTCCGAAGGCGCGCAGAATCGGCATGACCTGGATGATCCTGTGTCTGCTCGGCGCGGTGTTGGTCGGTTTCATCGCCAACGCCTACTTCGCCCAGCATCCGGATCAGGCAGGGCAGGTGACGGAAAATCACGAGCGTGTGTTCATCGCCCTAAGCCAGTTGTTATTCAATCCATGGATTGCCGGTGTGCTGTTGTCCGCCATCCTCGCGGCGATCATGAGTACCTTGTCCTGCCAATTGCTGGTGTGCTCGAGTGCACTGACCGAAGATTTTTACCGCGGATTCGTGCGCCCCAATGCCGGTCAGAAAGAGCTGGTGTGGTTTGGTCGGATGGCGGTGCTGGCGATTTCATTGCTGGCGATTTACTTGGCCCGCGATCCCGACCGCAAAGTGCTCGGGTTGGTGAGCTACGCCTGGGCCGGTTTCGGCGCGGCCTTCGGGCCCGTCGTGTTGTTGTCTCTCTACTGGCGCCGCATGACCTGGGTGGGCGCATTGGCCGGCATGTTGGTGGGTGCTGCCACCGTCATTGTGTGGAAAGAATTCTCCGGCAGCGCGCTGTATGAAATGGTGCCGGGTGTCATCGCAGCAACGCTTGCGGTTGTTGCCGGAAGTTTGCTGTCCGCGCCACCGTCGGCTTCGGTCGTGAAGACCCATGACGAAGTCAGCGCAGAACTTGCGCAAGTGAAGTAA
- the folP gene encoding dihydropteroate synthase, which yields MFDTAPRLNCGDLSVKLDRTQVMGIVNVTPDSFSDGGLHDTTDAAVKHALQLVDQGAAILDIGGESTRPGADPVGIDEELARVIPVIDALRGRIAVPISIDTFKPEVMRAAVAAGASLINDIYALRQPGALDAAVELNVPVVIMHMIGEPQTMQDDPVYDDVVAEVHRFLAERIFACEMAGVDKKNIVVDPGFGFGKTAQHNLQLLAGLRKFTELGVPVLAGLSRKRTIGDLTGRERPAVRVHGSVAAHLIAASHGARIVRVHDVAATVDALKVLEAVQAVPVPRDGRRPAVEIDWPQD from the coding sequence GTGTTCGACACCGCACCGCGATTGAATTGCGGCGATCTCAGCGTCAAGCTGGATCGCACGCAAGTCATGGGCATCGTCAATGTGACACCGGATTCCTTCTCGGATGGCGGCCTTCACGACACCACCGATGCAGCAGTTAAGCACGCGTTGCAACTGGTGGACCAAGGCGCGGCGATCTTGGATATCGGCGGTGAGTCGACGCGGCCTGGCGCGGATCCTGTCGGGATCGACGAAGAGCTGGCGCGTGTGATTCCCGTGATCGACGCTTTGCGCGGCCGCATTGCGGTGCCAATCAGCATCGACACCTTCAAGCCGGAAGTGATGCGCGCCGCCGTGGCGGCAGGGGCATCACTCATAAACGACATCTATGCACTCCGGCAACCCGGCGCTTTGGATGCGGCGGTCGAATTGAATGTACCGGTCGTGATCATGCACATGATCGGCGAACCGCAAACCATGCAAGACGATCCGGTGTACGACGATGTCGTCGCCGAGGTGCATCGTTTTCTCGCCGAGCGAATCTTCGCGTGCGAAATGGCCGGCGTGGACAAGAAGAACATCGTGGTGGATCCGGGTTTTGGCTTTGGCAAAACGGCGCAGCACAACCTGCAATTGTTGGCGGGCCTGCGTAAATTCACCGAGCTCGGTGTGCCGGTGCTTGCGGGTCTGTCGCGCAAACGCACCATTGGCGACCTCACCGGCCGCGAGCGGCCTGCCGTTCGCGTACATGGCTCGGTGGCAGCGCACTTGATTGCCGCCAGCCATGGCGCGCGCATCGTACGTGTGCACGATGTGGCGGCAACCGTCGATGCATTGAAGGTGCTTGAGGCCGTGCAAGCGGTGCCGGTGCCACGCGATGGCAGGCGTCCTGCCGTCGAGATTGACTGGCCGCAAGACTAG
- the ftsH gene encoding ATP-dependent zinc metalloprotease FtsH, giving the protein MNDLVKNLLIWVGVAIVLMLVFQGLGPKTAGGTGNVSYDQFVQQVQADKVSKVVISDDRGTITATLKDGSKTVTQNPGDKDLINDLLNHKVAIEQQAASSGRSILLSLLFNLLPMVLFIGIWFYLMRQMQSGGTKGAMSFGRSKAKLLSEDQTKVTFADVAGCDEAKEEVAELVEFLRDPSRFQKLGGKIPRGVLMVGPPGTGKTLLAKAIAGEAKVPFFSISGSDFVEMFVGVGASRVRDMFEQAKKNSPCIIFIDEIDAVGRHRGAGMGGGNDEREQTLNQMLVEMDGFEGGEGVIVIAATNRPDVLDRALLRPGRFDRQVMVGLPDIKGREQILRVHMRKVPLSDDVRPDVLARGTPGFSGADLANLVNEAALFAARRNKNSVDMLDFEDAKDKIFMGPERRSMVMREEERRNTAYHESGHAVVAMSLPKADPVHKVTIMPRGWALGLTWQLPEFDRISAYKDKMLEEIAILFGGRIAEDLFMGEISTGASNDFERATALARDMVVKYGMSEEMGIMVYADSQDGTWGMSSKTISEATQQKVDAEIRRILDAQYARAQKIMEDKRDIVEAMAKALLEWETIDAEQVKDIMAGRTPKPPVGWVKKDAPPPSEPPPSEGLTIGGPQTSIDSIN; this is encoded by the coding sequence ATGAACGATTTGGTCAAGAATTTGCTGATTTGGGTGGGCGTGGCGATCGTGCTGATGCTCGTGTTCCAAGGCCTTGGGCCGAAGACCGCGGGTGGTACCGGCAATGTGAGCTATGACCAATTCGTGCAGCAAGTGCAAGCCGACAAGGTCAGCAAGGTGGTGATCAGCGATGATCGCGGCACCATCACCGCGACCTTGAAAGACGGCTCCAAAACGGTCACCCAAAATCCGGGCGACAAAGATCTCATCAACGACCTGCTGAACCACAAAGTGGCGATCGAGCAACAAGCCGCATCGTCCGGTCGCAGCATTTTGTTGAGCCTGTTGTTCAATTTGCTGCCGATGGTGCTGTTTATCGGCATCTGGTTCTACCTGATGCGACAAATGCAGTCCGGTGGGACGAAGGGCGCGATGAGTTTCGGCCGTTCGAAGGCCAAGCTGTTGAGCGAAGACCAAACCAAGGTCACCTTTGCCGACGTCGCCGGTTGCGACGAAGCCAAGGAAGAAGTCGCGGAACTCGTTGAGTTCCTGCGCGATCCCTCACGCTTCCAAAAACTCGGCGGCAAGATTCCGCGCGGTGTGTTGATGGTCGGCCCGCCCGGTACCGGTAAAACCTTGCTGGCGAAAGCGATTGCCGGCGAAGCCAAGGTGCCGTTCTTCAGCATCTCGGGTTCCGACTTCGTTGAAATGTTCGTCGGCGTGGGCGCATCGCGCGTGCGCGACATGTTTGAACAAGCGAAGAAAAATTCGCCCTGCATCATCTTCATTGACGAAATCGATGCCGTCGGTCGTCATCGCGGTGCCGGCATGGGCGGCGGTAATGACGAGCGCGAACAAACCTTGAACCAAATGCTGGTCGAGATGGATGGTTTCGAAGGCGGCGAAGGCGTGATTGTCATCGCGGCCACCAACCGTCCCGACGTCTTGGACCGCGCCCTGCTGCGTCCGGGCCGCTTCGACCGTCAAGTCATGGTCGGGCTGCCCGATATCAAGGGGCGCGAACAAATCCTGCGCGTGCACATGCGCAAAGTTCCGCTGTCGGACGACGTGCGTCCGGATGTGTTGGCGCGGGGTACCCCTGGCTTCTCCGGTGCCGACCTTGCCAATCTGGTGAACGAAGCCGCCTTGTTTGCCGCGCGCCGCAACAAGAACAGTGTGGACATGCTGGATTTCGAAGACGCCAAGGACAAGATTTTCATGGGTCCCGAGCGTCGCAGCATGGTCATGCGCGAAGAGGAACGCCGCAACACGGCCTACCACGAGTCCGGCCATGCTGTTGTGGCGATGTCCTTGCCGAAGGCCGACCCGGTGCACAAGGTGACAATCATGCCGCGCGGTTGGGCCTTGGGTCTGACCTGGCAGTTGCCCGAGTTCGATCGGATCAGCGCCTACAAAGACAAGATGCTGGAAGAAATCGCCATCTTGTTCGGCGGCCGCATTGCCGAAGACTTGTTCATGGGTGAAATCTCCACCGGTGCATCGAACGACTTCGAACGCGCCACCGCCTTGGCACGCGACATGGTCGTGAAATACGGCATGTCCGAAGAAATGGGCATCATGGTCTACGCCGATTCGCAAGACGGCACATGGGGCATGTCGAGCAAGACGATCTCCGAAGCCACCCAGCAAAAAGTGGACGCGGAAATCCGTCGCATTCTCGATGCGCAATATGCGCGCGCGCAAAAGATCATGGAAGACAAGCGCGACATCGTCGAAGCCATGGCCAAAGCGCTGCTCGAATGGGAAACCATCGACGCCGAGCAGGTGAAGGACATCATGGCCGGTCGCACGCCGAAGCCGCCGGTGGGCTGGGTGAAGAAGGACGCGCCGCCGCCCTCCGAGCCGCCTCCGAGTGAAGGGCTGACCATCGGTGGCCCGCAAACGAGCATCGACAGCATCAACTGA
- the rlmE gene encoding 23S rRNA (uridine(2552)-2'-O)-methyltransferase RlmE has protein sequence MASRSKSSHRWLQEHFSDPFVKKAKAEGLRSRAAYKLEELVARDKLLRPGMVVVDLGAAPGGWSQWVRQAMGDSGRVIASDILEMPTLAGVEFLHGDFREDDVAAALEQMLGNDRVDLVLSDMAPNMSGVDAVDQARAMHLSELAMEFADQHLKTGGDFLIKLFQGVGFDAYVKELRGRYNKVSIRKPEASRKRSNEVYALAQGKKAVK, from the coding sequence GTGGCCTCGCGCAGCAAAAGCAGTCACCGTTGGCTTCAGGAACACTTTTCCGATCCTTTCGTGAAGAAGGCGAAGGCCGAGGGCCTGCGTTCCCGTGCCGCCTACAAACTCGAAGAATTGGTGGCGCGCGACAAGCTCCTGCGCCCCGGCATGGTGGTCGTCGATCTCGGCGCGGCACCGGGTGGCTGGTCACAGTGGGTGCGTCAGGCCATGGGGGACAGCGGACGCGTCATCGCCTCTGACATCCTAGAAATGCCGACCTTGGCCGGAGTCGAGTTCCTGCACGGCGATTTCCGTGAAGACGATGTCGCAGCCGCGCTTGAACAGATGCTGGGCAATGATCGGGTGGACCTTGTGCTTTCGGATATGGCCCCCAATATGAGTGGTGTGGATGCCGTAGACCAAGCCCGAGCCATGCACCTGTCCGAATTGGCCATGGAATTCGCCGACCAACATTTGAAGACGGGCGGTGACTTCCTGATCAAGCTCTTTCAAGGGGTTGGCTTCGATGCATACGTCAAAGAGTTACGCGGCCGATATAACAAAGTGTCGATTCGTAAACCCGAGGCATCACGCAAACGCTCGAATGAGGTGTATGCGTTGGCGCAAGGGAAAAAGGCAGTAAAGTGA
- the yhbY gene encoding ribosome assembly RNA-binding protein YhbY has protein sequence MATPLSNAQIRFLRGMAHDLKPLMQIGNKGLTPAFSAELDAALEHHELVKVKVAGDDREARDATIDAMARDLRATLVQRIGHTAVLYREAKEKRHIVLPRA, from the coding sequence ATGGCCACCCCACTCTCAAACGCTCAAATCCGCTTCCTGCGCGGTATGGCCCACGATCTGAAACCGTTGATGCAAATCGGCAACAAGGGGCTCACCCCGGCATTCTCCGCCGAATTGGACGCCGCGCTCGAACACCATGAATTGGTCAAAGTGAAAGTGGCCGGCGACGATCGGGAAGCCCGTGATGCCACCATTGACGCCATGGCCCGTGACTTGCGTGCCACCTTGGTGCAACGCATCGGCCACACCGCCGTGCTCTACCGCGAAGCCAAGGAAAAACGTCACATCGTTCTGCCGCGCGCCTGA
- a CDS encoding Mth938-like domain-containing protein — MDLIREEAPDFRFVMRGANGREARVNEEILRQSFIVTPDQLIKDWDVHALTELDAAAIAPLIALAPEVIILGCGDTQAFPHPSIMAACLSRGIGLESMVNDAAARTFNVLASEGRNAIAAFILSR; from the coding sequence ATGGACCTGATCCGCGAGGAAGCCCCCGACTTCCGTTTCGTCATGCGCGGCGCGAATGGTCGCGAAGCGCGGGTGAATGAAGAAATCCTGCGCCAGAGCTTTATCGTCACGCCGGACCAGCTGATCAAGGACTGGGACGTTCATGCTTTGACTGAACTGGATGCGGCGGCCATTGCGCCGCTCATCGCGCTTGCGCCCGAAGTCATCATTCTCGGCTGCGGCGATACACAAGCGTTTCCGCACCCCAGCATCATGGCTGCCTGCCTGAGCCGCGGAATAGGCTTGGAATCGATGGTGAATGATGCGGCGGCCAGGACGTTCAACGTCCTCGCCAGCGAAGGCCGCAATGCCATTGCGGCCTTTATCCTTTCGCGCTGA
- a CDS encoding peptidoglycan DD-metalloendopeptidase family protein has translation MKLASSVSSNISMVAVASIGLLIGACTSTEVVQRSGGGAPVSSNTPSRTSNSGYVPMSERVSQPKYGATVIVEKGNTVYHLSTTNGITPLDLALWNNIPPPYTIYPGQRLKLYPSTGKAAPAPAVATTNVVSPPVVTSPTRPGGTTTRPTTTAAPTASVATVPTAGNVSWRWPTDGNLLSTYKAGEPTRQGIDIAGTSGQPVRAASDGTVVYSGAGLVGYGELIIIKHNGEWLSAYGHNRKRLVSEGQKVSAGQQIAELGRTAASRDMLHFEIRYDGKPVDPQQYLPKR, from the coding sequence ATGAAACTTGCCAGCTCCGTGTCTTCGAATATTTCGATGGTGGCCGTCGCGTCAATCGGCTTGTTGATCGGCGCCTGCACCAGCACTGAAGTCGTCCAACGCAGTGGCGGTGGTGCACCGGTCTCGTCGAATACGCCGAGCCGAACAAGTAACAGCGGCTACGTCCCCATGTCGGAACGCGTATCGCAGCCGAAGTACGGTGCGACGGTCATTGTCGAAAAAGGCAACACCGTCTATCACCTCTCAACGACCAACGGCATCACCCCGCTCGATCTGGCGCTGTGGAACAACATTCCGCCGCCGTACACGATTTATCCGGGCCAGCGGCTGAAGCTCTATCCGAGCACCGGCAAGGCCGCGCCCGCGCCGGCGGTGGCAACCACCAACGTGGTCTCACCGCCGGTAGTGACCTCGCCGACACGACCGGGCGGCACGACGACGCGCCCGACCACGACGGCAGCGCCGACAGCGTCCGTGGCCACTGTACCGACCGCGGGCAACGTCTCCTGGCGCTGGCCGACCGACGGCAATTTGCTGAGCACCTACAAAGCGGGCGAGCCGACACGCCAAGGTATTGATATCGCGGGCACCTCGGGTCAGCCGGTGCGTGCCGCATCGGACGGCACCGTGGTCTATTCAGGTGCGGGTCTCGTGGGCTATGGCGAACTGATCATCATCAAACACAACGGCGAATGGCTTTCCGCCTACGGCCACAATCGCAAGCGCTTGGTGTCGGAAGGTCAGAAGGTCAGTGCCGGCCAACAGATCGCCGAACTTGGCCGCACCGCAGCGTCGCGCGACATGTTGCACTTCGAAATTCGCTACGACGGCAAGCCGGTCGATCCCCAGCAATACCTGCCTAAACGCTGA
- a CDS encoding YqaA family protein, which produces MKIFKPIYEKALRWAQHKNATWILAGLSFIEAIFFPVMPEVMLAPMALARPKRAFFYAFVSLAGSMLGAVVGYWLGQHAWELVKPLFAAMHMLDKIEGGIQTIQAKMVESPWAVFWFLVAGGFMPIPMKVFTWASGIVGVPWLQYLAAMAVGRAKRVLLLALAIRLGGERAERLLHKWIEPVGWFVVVLVLIVIGYLFLRN; this is translated from the coding sequence ATGAAAATATTCAAACCGATCTATGAAAAAGCCCTGCGTTGGGCACAGCACAAGAACGCCACCTGGATTCTGGCGGGACTGAGTTTCATTGAAGCCATCTTCTTCCCGGTGATGCCGGAAGTGATGCTCGCGCCGATGGCGTTGGCGCGCCCCAAACGCGCGTTCTTCTACGCATTTGTCAGCTTGGCCGGTTCGATGCTCGGTGCGGTCGTCGGTTATTGGCTCGGCCAACATGCTTGGGAATTGGTGAAGCCGCTGTTTGCCGCCATGCACATGCTCGACAAAATTGAAGGTGGCATTCAGACCATCCAAGCCAAAATGGTTGAGTCGCCTTGGGCGGTGTTCTGGTTCTTGGTGGCCGGCGGTTTCATGCCGATTCCCATGAAAGTGTTTACCTGGGCTTCCGGCATTGTCGGTGTGCCTTGGCTGCAATACCTTGCGGCCATGGCCGTGGGCCGCGCCAAACGCGTGTTGTTGCTGGCCTTGGCGATTCGATTGGGCGGTGAGCGCGCCGAGCGTTTGCTGCACAAATGGATCGAACCCGTCGGTTGGTTCGTGGTTGTTCTGGTCTTGATCGTGATCGGCTATCTGTTTTTGAGGAATTGA
- a CDS encoding protein-L-isoaspartate(D-aspartate) O-methyltransferase has translation MIGRPLQSSGVGFTSQRVRDRLVERLKAQGIRNPNVLRAIGSVPRHLFVDEVLASRAYEDSALPIGFGQTISQPWVVARMTELILDADVAPKRVLEIGTGSGYQAAILAALGIEVHTVERIGDLLRTARKRFRSLGIALRSKHDDGHIGWAEEGPFDAIMVTAGAEAIVEGLIDQLAPGGTLVAPVGGGATQALVRIRKQMDGSLDIKEMEPVLFVPLLPGVVDR, from the coding sequence GTGATTGGTCGGCCATTGCAATCCAGTGGTGTGGGCTTCACCTCGCAGCGCGTCCGCGATCGACTCGTCGAACGATTGAAAGCGCAAGGCATTCGCAATCCGAATGTGTTGCGCGCGATCGGCAGCGTGCCACGACATTTGTTTGTGGATGAAGTGCTGGCCTCGCGCGCCTATGAAGATTCGGCCTTGCCCATCGGCTTCGGTCAAACCATCTCGCAACCGTGGGTGGTGGCACGCATGACCGAACTCATTTTGGATGCAGATGTTGCGCCCAAGCGCGTGCTGGAAATCGGCACCGGCTCCGGTTATCAAGCCGCGATTCTTGCTGCGCTCGGTATCGAAGTGCACACGGTGGAACGCATCGGCGATTTGTTGCGCACTGCGCGCAAGCGATTCCGTTCGTTGGGTATTGCCTTGCGCAGCAAGCACGATGACGGCCATATCGGCTGGGCGGAAGAGGGCCCCTTTGATGCCATCATGGTGACCGCAGGTGCGGAAGCCATCGTTGAAGGGCTGATTGATCAGCTCGCACCCGGCGGCACCTTGGTCGCGCCGGTCGGCGGTGGGGCAACGCAAGCGTTGGTGCGAATTCGCAAACAGATGGATGGTAGTTTGGATATCAAGGAAATGGAGCCGGTGCTGTTCGTGCCGTTGCTGCCGGGCGTAGTGGACCGATGA
- the surE gene encoding 5'/3'-nucleotidase SurE yields MKILVSNDDGVDAPGIKVLANALREAGHDVFVVAPDRDRSGASNSLTLDLPIRVVQMDERHWRVHGTPTDCVHLALTGMFAGDAEPDIVVSGINNAANLGDDVIYSGTVSAAMEGRFLGLPAVAVSCVNRNHAPQHFETAARAAVEIVAQLVADPLPADTILNVNVPDLPWDEITGFEATRLGNRHRAEGCIAAPDPRGRQFYWIGPAGAAQDSGPGTDFDCVNRGAVSVSPIQVDLTRFHALEQVANWVVGLDPKRKAQA; encoded by the coding sequence ATGAAGATTTTGGTCAGCAACGACGATGGCGTGGATGCGCCGGGCATCAAGGTTTTGGCGAACGCACTGCGCGAAGCCGGCCATGATGTCTTTGTCGTCGCACCGGATCGTGATCGCAGCGGCGCCAGCAATTCTTTGACGCTCGATTTGCCCATCCGCGTGGTGCAAATGGATGAACGGCATTGGCGTGTGCACGGCACCCCCACCGATTGCGTGCATTTGGCACTCACCGGCATGTTCGCCGGCGACGCAGAGCCCGATATCGTGGTGTCCGGCATCAACAACGCCGCCAATCTGGGCGACGATGTCATCTATTCGGGTACGGTTTCGGCAGCGATGGAAGGCCGCTTTTTGGGCTTGCCCGCGGTGGCGGTGTCTTGCGTCAATCGCAACCATGCGCCGCAACACTTCGAAACGGCGGCGCGTGCGGCGGTAGAGATCGTCGCGCAGCTGGTGGCTGACCCCTTGCCGGCCGACACCATTCTCAATGTGAATGTGCCGGATCTGCCCTGGGACGAGATCACCGGATTTGAAGCGACACGCCTCGGCAATCGCCATCGCGCCGAAGGTTGTATTGCCGCGCCGGATCCGCGGGGTCGCCAGTTCTACTGGATCGGCCCGGCCGGTGCCGCGCAGGACTCAGGCCCGGGCACCGATTTTGATTGCGTCAATCGCGGCGCGGTATCCGTTAGTCCGATTCAAGTCGATCTCACCCGTTTTCATGCGCTTGAGCAGGTGGCCAACTGGGTGGTCGGTTTGGATCCCAAACGCAAGGCGCAGGCGTGA
- a CDS encoding Smr/MutS family protein, with translation MSDEDEHALFLQAIGDVRRLDAPAEAPPKPKPRAGAGMRERDEQAALSEFKQVMSQTILDPGDVSSFRRDEVSTRVFSRLKRGEFAVQDELDLHGLRLEAAQALLREFLRQVSAEGLGCVRIIHGKGRNSDGVPVIKNFVDQHLRHRRDVLAFHSAPLNQGGTGAVVVLLKRR, from the coding sequence ATGTCCGACGAAGACGAACACGCGCTCTTTTTGCAGGCCATCGGCGACGTCCGTCGTCTGGATGCCCCTGCCGAGGCCCCGCCCAAGCCGAAACCGCGCGCCGGCGCCGGCATGCGTGAGCGCGACGAGCAAGCGGCGTTAAGCGAATTCAAGCAAGTGATGTCGCAAACGATCTTGGATCCGGGTGACGTGTCGTCGTTCCGCCGCGATGAGGTGAGCACACGCGTGTTCTCCCGATTGAAACGCGGCGAGTTCGCGGTTCAGGACGAGCTCGATCTGCACGGACTGCGGCTCGAAGCGGCGCAGGCCTTGCTGCGCGAGTTCTTGCGCCAAGTGTCCGCAGAGGGTCTCGGCTGCGTGCGGATCATCCATGGCAAGGGCCGCAACTCGGACGGCGTGCCGGTGATCAAGAATTTCGTGGACCAACACCTACGACATCGACGCGACGTGCTGGCCTTCCACTCGGCGCCCTTGAACCAAGGCGGTACCGGTGCGGTCGTGGTGCTACTGAAGCGGCGTTAG
- the truD gene encoding tRNA pseudouridine(13) synthase TruD, whose protein sequence is MAEDLPRDGAAVIEHARLRSKPEDFQVDELPAFEASGAGEHLLLSLKKRGLTTHELITQVATWAGVPTSAIGYAGLKDKHAVTTQRLTVWLPKRVSPDPATLNGDAIALIDAHWHNRKLPSGALKGNRFRLVLRELKGDVERIRQRLDDIATHGVPNYFGAQRFGRAGDNVAQARQMFAGTRVGRETRSLLLSAVRSEMFNQVLARRVVEGNWRTAIAGDVFMRDGSQSIFGPVDADADIHARLAAGAIHPTGPMWGRGELRTRDAAQALETAVLMNVANTDLRAGLEQAGLKQERRSLRLAVRELRAEFDADTLTLQFDLDPGSYATTVMHALGAVVDASRAA, encoded by the coding sequence GTGGCTGAAGACTTGCCCCGCGATGGCGCGGCCGTCATCGAACATGCAAGGCTTCGATCCAAGCCGGAGGATTTCCAAGTCGACGAACTGCCGGCGTTCGAAGCCAGCGGCGCCGGCGAACACCTGTTGCTGTCGCTGAAAAAACGCGGTCTCACCACCCATGAGTTGATCACGCAGGTAGCGACATGGGCGGGCGTGCCGACGTCTGCGATCGGTTACGCCGGCTTGAAGGACAAGCATGCTGTCACCACGCAGCGCCTCACGGTCTGGCTGCCCAAGCGCGTTTCACCGGATCCGGCAACATTGAATGGTGACGCCATTGCGCTCATTGACGCGCATTGGCATAACCGGAAACTACCGAGCGGTGCGTTGAAGGGCAATCGCTTTCGATTGGTGTTGCGTGAGCTGAAAGGCGATGTCGAACGAATCCGGCAACGCCTCGATGACATCGCCACGCACGGGGTGCCGAATTATTTTGGTGCGCAACGTTTTGGTCGTGCTGGTGACAATGTGGCGCAAGCCCGTCAGATGTTTGCCGGCACGCGGGTCGGGCGTGAAACGCGCAGTTTGTTGCTCTCGGCGGTGCGCTCCGAGATGTTCAACCAAGTGCTGGCTCGACGTGTTGTCGAGGGCAATTGGCGCACCGCGATCGCCGGGGATGTGTTCATGCGCGACGGAAGCCAGAGCATCTTCGGCCCCGTCGATGCCGATGCGGACATCCACGCACGTCTCGCTGCCGGTGCCATCCATCCCACCGGTCCGATGTGGGGCAGGGGTGAGCTGCGCACGCGCGATGCGGCGCAGGCGTTGGAAACGGCGGTGCTAATGAACGTTGCCAATACCGATCTGCGCGCCGGCTTGGAACAAGCGGGTTTGAAGCAGGAACGCCGTAGTCTGCGATTGGCGGTGCGCGAATTGCGTGCCGAGTTCGACGCAGACACGCTCACCCTGCAATTTGACTTGGATCCGGGAAGTTACGCGACGACGGTGATGCATGCGCTCGGCGCGGTGGTCGACGCATCGCGCGCCGCATAA